One Dictyoglomus turgidum DSM 6724 DNA window includes the following coding sequences:
- a CDS encoding DUF47 family protein codes for MSEDRWKKLWESLKPQIASMVQKAGETAQKAGEVVSEMAKTLGKESAKLAKIGKLKADILILEGNKDSLLRNLGEKLYELHKNNEEIRKELFADLITEIEGLEKKILEKQREIESIAREENLKPEDVEKIPAVEDEEKKD; via the coding sequence ATGTCCGAAGATAGATGGAAAAAACTGTGGGAAAGTTTAAAGCCTCAAATAGCATCTATGGTTCAGAAAGCAGGAGAAACCGCCCAAAAGGCTGGAGAGGTAGTTTCGGAGATGGCTAAAACCCTTGGAAAAGAGTCTGCTAAGCTTGCTAAGATTGGGAAATTAAAGGCAGATATTCTTATTCTTGAGGGAAATAAAGACAGTCTTTTGAGAAATCTTGGAGAAAAGTTATATGAATTACATAAAAATAATGAGGAAATAAGAAAGGAATTGTTTGCTGATCTTATAACAGAAATTGAAGGGTTAGAAAAGAAAATTCTGGAGAAGCAAAGAGAAATTGAGAGCATTGCAAGAGAGGAGAATTTGAAACCAGAAGATGTAGAAAAAATTCCTGCTGTTGAAGATGAAGAAAAGAAAGATTAA